GTGTTCGTGCCGATGGCTTCCGGTGCCATGATTTCCGGCATTGGTCGCTACTTCAAATCGGTCAATCCCGACGTGCAGATTATCGGCGTGGAGCCGGTCGGCTCGATCTATCACGACCTGCACGAAGGCCGGAGCCAGGGGGGCGTGACCTCGTTTCAGCTTGAGGATATTGGCGCCGTTCAGCCTACCTCGTTCTGGGAACCCGAGGTGATCGACCGGATTGTGCAGGTCAGCGACGCCGACGCCTTCAACTGCGGCCGTGAGCTGCTGCGCTCCGAGGGTGTGTTTGCCGGGGGCGCTTCCGGCGCGGCAATGTGCGCTGCGCTCCGCGAGGGCGAAAGCCTCGGCAGCGATTCGCTGGTGGTGGTGATGATGACCGATTTCGGCGGCTACGACCTGTCGCGCATGTACAACGACGAGTGGATGCGCCGTCAGGGTTTCTACCGCAAGGCCAAGACCGCGCTCGACCAGATCACTGCCGACGACATCCTCCTGCGCAAGGCGCGCAAGGATCTGATCTTCGCCCAGCCCGAGCAGACACTCGCGGACGTGTTCGAAATGATGAAGCAGAACGACGTTTCGCAGATGCCTATCGTCTCTTTCGGCGCACCCATCGGCAGCATCAGCGAAAACAAGATTCTCTCCATCCTGATCGAGAACGATTCGGCCATGAACGCCAAGGTGGTGGCCTTTATGGAGAAGCCTTTCCCGGTCTGCCAGCCGGACGCCACCATCAGCGAACTGTCCGGAAAACTTCAGACCAATGCGGCCGGTGTGCTTATCAGCCTTAGTGACGGAAGGCTGCAACTGATTACCAAATCTGATCTTATCGATGCGCTGACGCACAAGTGAACGACTGCAGAATAATGTGGTTGTTTTTTTGGACTGATTTACTTATCTAAGCACTCCTGAACGTACAGGTTTCCGGTACTGCCGATTGGCGGTTCCTGCACTCCGGAAGCAACGCGGTTTTGTTTTCTTATGTGTTCGGCATTCAGCCGACAGCAGCAGTTAAACTCTGAAATTGTTATCGGAATCCGTTCAGGCCGGTTCCTGTTGAATTTCATGCAAGCGCATGTTCGAGGGCATGACCATGCACTCAAACCATAGCGACGTTTTATGAAGGTAGAGTCCAGAAAAAGGCAGCACATACTCGAAGGCAAGATCAAGCCTGGTTACTGTGATGGTTGCGGTTGCATTACCGAGCAGACCTTTGTCGGTGAGTGGAAGCCCAGCGACAAGCCGAAAGAGGAGGATCCTCTTTTTGGAACGCCCGAAAAAAAGTCGAAGGAGAAGAAATCAGCAACTGAGCAGAATGCGTCGGCGGCCGAGAACCAGTACTGGATCCGTTGTTCGGCATGCAATCAGGTGCATCTTCTCAAAGAGTGGCAGATTCAGATCGACAGGGAATTGAACCCCAGCGAGCTCAAGCCGGAAGATTGTCAGGTGTACACCCCTTAAGGCATCTATGCCCAGGGGGATGCAGTGTATCACAAATCCCTCGACGAAGTGGGGGTTGTTCGTGAAAAACAGGCCACCGGAAGCGGTGCGCATGTTATCATCGTGGAATTTTGCAAAAGCGGTCGGAAGCAGCTTCTGGAGAACGTGCAGCTCAAACAGGGCAAGAAAAGCTCCGAATCGCTGACGGATATTATCAAAAACAAGTTAAGACGCTAAGGCGTCACATCACAGGTAAGGGGGTGAATTTCATTGGTTAGTGTTCAGATGAACGAGAATGAATCGATTGACAAGCTGCTTAAGCGTTTCAAAAAGAAATACGAGAGAGCGGGTGTTCTGAAGGAGTTTCGTAAGAAAGCGTACTTCGTGAAGCCTTCGATCGACAACCGCCTGAAGCGTTCCAGATGCAAACGCCGTGCACAGCGTGCAAATGAAGAGCGTAACTCCTGATCCCGCAGGCAATTAGTACTGATAAGCAGCTCCTTCGGGGGCTGCTTTTTTTGTTTAAGGAGAAATCCTTTTCTGTGAGTGGCAAAAAGAATGTCGTATTCATTTTCAGGACAGATTCTGTCTCAAAAGCAAAAACCAGATACCTGTATTTGGTCATTCCCGCGCAAGCGGGAATCCATGCATTCAATCCGGTTTCTGGATTCCCGCTTGCGCGGGAATGACGGATAAAATCGAGACCTTGTTTTACTGTTGTACATTGTTTTTTAAGACAGCCTTTTTTCAACCAAAATCACGCATCCATGAGCGTCTTTCAGGGCGAAGTTTCGAGCCTTCCGCCGGATAAATCGATATCGCATCGCGCAGCCATCATCGGTTCGCTTGCCGAAGGAACGACCGAAATCACCAACTTTTCGGGCGGATTCGACAACCAATCGACCCTGTCGGTGCTGCGGGATCTCGGAATCTCTGTCCGGCAGGATGAAGTTCCCGCTGGTGACGGTCGGATCGTCCGGCATGTCGTCATCGAATCGAACGGGCTCTGGAGCTTCCGCGAGCCGTCGGAGCCGCTGATGTGCAACAACTCCGGCAGCACGATGCGCATGATGGCGGGCATCCTCGCCGCGCAGCCCTTCCGGAGCGAGCTGGTCGGCGACGCCTCGTTGATGAAGCGCCCGATGAAGCGCGTGGCCGATCCGCTGCGGATGATGGGCGCGGACATTTCGCTCTCCGACGCCGGAACCGCGCCGGTGGTCATCAATGGCACGAAGGATTTGAAAACCATCGAGTACCTGCTTCCGGTTCCGTCGGCGCAGGTCAAGTCGCTCGTGGCGCTGGCCGCGCTGCACGCCGATGGCCAGTCGAAGATCATCGAGCCGATCCGCTCCCGCGACCACACCGAGCTGATGCTGGGCCTCGAAACCATCGACCGCCCCGACGGCGTGCGCGAAATCATCATCGACGGGCGCAAGCCGATTGCGGCCAAACCGTTCAAGGTGCCCGCCGATCCATCGGCAGCGTGCTTCATGATCGCCCTCGGCCTGCTCGGCGAGCGCTCGGAAATCGTGCTGCGCGACGTCTGCCTCAACCCGACGCGCGTGGCCTACATCGACGTGCTTCAGGAGGCGGGCGCGGGCCTCGGCATCGAGAACGTGCGCTCGGAGGGCGGCGAACCGGTGGGCGACATCGTCGTACGGAGCTGCTCTAGCCTCGCGCCGCTGCGCATCAGCGACCACGCGGTGGTGGCGGGCGTGATCGACGAACTGCCGATGCTCGCCGTGCTCTCGGCCTTCGCCACAGGGGAGTTCGAGCTGCACAACGCCACCGAGCTGCGCACCAAGGAGAGCGACCGCATCGAGGCGGTGGTGAGCAATCTGGAGCGCCTCGGCTTTGCGTGTGAGCAGTACCCCGACGGTTTCGTGGTGAAGGGACGTCCGACGGTCAACCGCGAAGAAGCTGTCATCGAGTGTTTCGACGACCACCGCATCGCCATGAGCTTCGCCATCGCCGCCGAAGCCGCAGGCGCATCGCTGCGCCTCTCGGA
This portion of the Chlorobaculum parvum NCIB 8327 genome encodes:
- a CDS encoding cystathionine beta-synthase, translated to MTNDIFDISGNTPLVPMKQLTRQKKARFMAKLEYMNPCMSHYCRVSTAIVKEAEEEGLIHPGMTLVDWTFGTSGIALAMVAVSKGYKVLLAAPDSICREKQDVLRALGAELVLTPSEATGGNLHGCVAVAENLVRTMPNAWFANMYENPVSRQVHQSGTGPEIFSQSDEKVTHVFVPMASGAMISGIGRYFKSVNPDVQIIGVEPVGSIYHDLHEGRSQGGVTSFQLEDIGAVQPTSFWEPEVIDRIVQVSDADAFNCGRELLRSEGVFAGGASGAAMCAALREGESLGSDSLVVVMMTDFGGYDLSRMYNDEWMRRQGFYRKAKTALDQITADDILLRKARKDLIFAQPEQTLADVFEMMKQNDVSQMPIVSFGAPIGSISENKILSILIENDSAMNAKVVAFMEKPFPVCQPDATISELSGKLQTNAAGVLISLSDGRLQLITKSDLIDALTHK
- the rpsU gene encoding 30S ribosomal protein S21, whose product is MVSVQMNENESIDKLLKRFKKKYERAGVLKEFRKKAYFVKPSIDNRLKRSRCKRRAQRANEERNS
- the aroA gene encoding 3-phosphoshikimate 1-carboxyvinyltransferase, translating into MSVFQGEVSSLPPDKSISHRAAIIGSLAEGTTEITNFSGGFDNQSTLSVLRDLGISVRQDEVPAGDGRIVRHVVIESNGLWSFREPSEPLMCNNSGSTMRMMAGILAAQPFRSELVGDASLMKRPMKRVADPLRMMGADISLSDAGTAPVVINGTKDLKTIEYLLPVPSAQVKSLVALAALHADGQSKIIEPIRSRDHTELMLGLETIDRPDGVREIIIDGRKPIAAKPFKVPADPSAACFMIALGLLGERSEIVLRDVCLNPTRVAYIDVLQEAGAGLGIENVRSEGGEPVGDIVVRSCSSLAPLRISDHAVVAGVIDELPMLAVLSAFATGEFELHNATELRTKESDRIEAVVSNLERLGFACEQYPDGFVVKGRPTVNREEAVIECFDDHRIAMSFAIAAEAAGASLRLSDREVAGVSFPNFFALIESLKQ